A stretch of Tigriopus californicus strain San Diego chromosome 11, Tcal_SD_v2.1, whole genome shotgun sequence DNA encodes these proteins:
- the LOC131890975 gene encoding mucin-2-like, with amino-acid sequence MGHFSDRVSIKSMSTFFLVSSQLILAAWGKPMENGQSVVGREGVIIDCRTQHDSYFPDPDDCRFFYHCSDWTGLERKSCGSLYFHHQKRVCDWPYIVREIRPECPDERNLPPLPENKVVAVETTEKATFDDGSYIRFEPNPENKFRFPTPKPRRPVKNPVVFQESDFITNTLRPTLLIREHEPVRPSPEVQVVQLSVPPKVPTPSRAEAPRHLSFKSEKDVQFILVKKKEPQSPFSSGSTAWVSSTTEAPVTVVKTLPSRDIVKSLPTPQPISVPSFVQEQSTPTPAPVRKEIQNARRPLFDPASRPNILKKDRKKPISRTTTTTRSPVRTLPAHRYSPSLRPPIFTTERPKRNDLYCSGPRCFRPRKQDRGTFKIKASNGDDIETIFEQALDVEDADVVKRKSEIKKLLEAAKVENVHNSDLSDPEEFVSDNEEEAKLDSSTISSLKVPPSERNETYTTTPKPKVEIKSTLSPFRKANERPEFLEVIKLKAEEFKEKLLSEEVFAETTEISTQQEGSERIVVTVSKEVSTSIGTSKDNEVSGDREDITTEQAETIETTTQMTSSTMSTTNQPELISKLSSTESIAEEVKELFEDAQNPDDSLIIVRPSHFNHDLIESLGEVEETLIVVPSSQVRVSTEVATSTDLNKKNEMISLDEANEEDVDALQETRLHSTSVTTMDSVDDIEDVQATEIPTEEPTEVPPTFEPMIEKDKPNSVEMLTSVLDIFNVTALFEHLQQKPMAQKLQQVTPDSLGNLPEEQVSNQEVIFTEIESSEAPPPVGKIETVDPLEISEEENDETTIAATTLATSTELPTTIQPENLAPSSELVDIHVVLPAGHKTKQDVTTTEPITTFELGTSSSPIDSTEAETTTISLSEAELQETDEESTTSEATTISSVTENAVTILASTTLDSLNTEAPITVTASTVVSTTSTTITTTTTTTTTTTHTTTTTTIAETSEVPSFTSRRDQIRQRFLSKSRPSNTKSILDQLQQQQEKALEATRRENSFKAIEAAKSDEEPGSTSNASNPASTDKGDSVLSVHRDRLSNLRKQLFNRAPPTTTSPKPEGLPDTSSTKLTEDSRERRRSSPFFDRSDPSEAAESVVRPSFQAATSARQSVRCRVLKLAC; translated from the exons ATGGGACATTTCAGTGACAGAGTGAGCATCAAGTCGATGTCGACGTTCTTTCTTGTGTCTAGTCAGTTAATCCTCGCAGCATGGGGGAAACCCATGGAAAATG GTCAAAGTGTTGTTGGCAGAGAGGGCGTGATTATTGATTGTCGAACACAACACGATTCCTACTTCCCAGATCCAGATGACTGTAGATTCTTTTATCATTGTTCGGATTGGACTGGACTTGAGAGAAAATCATGTGGGTCCTTGTACTTCCACCACCAGAAAAGGGTCTGTGATTGGCCATACATTGTGCGAGAGATCAGGCCTGAATGTCCAGACGAGCGAAATCTTCCACCATTGCCAGAAAATAAAGTGGTAGCTGTTGAAACAACGGAGAAGGCCACTTTTGACGATGGGAGCTACATTAGGTTTGAGCCTAACCCAGAGAACAAGTTTAGGTTTCCAACACCGAAACCTCGACGACCAGTCAAGAACCCAGTAGTCTTCCAGGAAAGCGACTTCATTACCAATACCCTCAGACCTACACTTTTAATAAGGGAACATGAACCTGTCCGACCATCGCCAGAGGTGCAAGTGGTCCAACTGTCTGTACCTCCGAAAGTACCCACACCTTCCCGAGCAGAAGCACCTCGACACTTGTCTTTTAAATCTGAGAAAGACGTCCAATTTATTTTGGTTAAGAAAAAGGAGCCTCAATCTCCATTCTCATCAGGATCGACAGCTTGGGTTTCTTCAACTACTGAAGCCCCAGTGACGGTCGTCAAAACCTTACCATCTAGAGACATTGTCAAGTCGTTACCCACACCGCAGCCTATTTCAGTCCCAAGCTTCGTCCAGGAACAATCAACGCCAACTCCTGCTCCAGTTCGcaaagaaatccaaaatgCTAGAAGGCCTTTGTTTGATCCAGCCTCACGTCCCAATATCCTCAAGAAAGATAGGAAAAAGCCAATCAGCcgcacaaccaccaccacccgaAGTCCGGTTCGAACGCTACCCGCCCATCGATACTCGCCCAGCCTCCGACCCCCTATTTTCACGACTGAACGACCCAAGAGGAACGATTTGTACTGTTCAGGGCCACGATGTTTTAGGCCTCGGAAGCAAGACAGAGGgacattcaagatcaaagctTCTAATGGAGATGATATCGAAACGATCTTTGAGCAGGCCTTGGACGTAGAAGACGCCGATGTAGTTAAACGCAAGTCTGAAATCAAAAAGCTTCTAGAGGCTGCCAAAGTAGAAAATGTACACAATTCAGATCTGTCAGATCCTGAGGAGTTCGTGTCCGACAACGAGGAGGAAGCCAAATTGGATTCCAGTACAATTAGTTCCTTAAAAGTACCGCCGTCTGAGCGTAATGAAACATACACCACAACGCCAAAGCCAAAGGTTGAGATCAAGAGCACACTGTCACCGTTTAGAAAGGCCAATGAGAGGCCCGAATTCCTGGAGGTCATTAAATTAAAAGCGGAAGAGTTTAAGGAGAAATTACTGAGCGAAGAAGTTTTTGCGGAGACAACAGAGATCTCAACTCAACAGGAGGGTTCAGAGAGAATTGTGGTGACAGTATCCAAAGAAGTGTCTACTTCAATTGGAACATCTAAAGACAATGAAGTATCAGGAGATAGGGAGGATATCACAACAGAACAAGCAGAAACGATAGAAACAACAACTCAGATGACAAGCTCAACAATGTCAACAACAAATCAACCAGAGTTAATTTCCAAGTTGTCAAGCACGGAATCAATCGCAGAGGAGGTTAAGGAGTTGTTTGAGGATGCCCAAAATCCAGATGACTCTTTGATCATCGTAAGACCCTCTCATTTTAAccatgatttgattgaatccCTTGGCGAAGTCGAGGAGACACTGATTGTGGTTCCAAGTTCCCAAGTAAGAGTCAGCACAGAAGTCGCAACAAGCAcggatttgaacaaaaaaaacgagatGATTTCACTGGACGAGGCAAATGAGGAAGACGTTGATGCATTGCAAGAGACACGCCTTCACTCAACTTCAGTCACAACCATGGATTCAGTTGATGATATAGAAGATGTTCAAGCGACAGAAATTCCAACTGAAGAGCCAACTGAGGTTCCACCAACGTTTGAACCAATGATTGAAAAGGACAAGCCAAACAGCGTTGAAATGTTGACCTCTGTCTTAGACATATTTAACGTCACAGCTTTGTTTGAGCACCTTCAACAAAAGCCCATGGCACAAAAACTCCAACAAGTGACTCCtgattctttgggaaatttaCCCGAAGAGCAAGTTTCCAACCAAGAAGTGATCTTTACTGAAATCGAATCTTCAGAAGCTCCTCCTCCCGTCGGTAAAATTGAAACCGTGGACCCACTTGAAATTTCGGAAGAAGAGAATGACGAAACCACCATAGCTGCCACAACTCTTGCCACCAGCACTGAGCTACCAACAACTATTCAACCCGAAAACCTTGCACCTTCCTCTGAATTAGTCGACATTCATGTCGTTCTTCCTGCTGGccataaaacaaaacaagacgTGACTACAACAGAGCCCATCACCACCTTTGAACTCGGCACTTCTTCTTCGCCCATTGACAGCACCGAAGCCGAAACCACCACGATCTCACTTTCCGAAGCGGAATTACAGGAGACTGATGAAGAAAGCACAACATCTGAGGCTACAACTATTAGCTCGGTTACTGAGAACGCCGTAACCATCTTAGCCTCGACCACACTTGATTCATTGAATACTGAGGCACCAATTACCGTTACAGCCTCAACTGTTGTGTCCACAACATCAACAACTattaccactaccactactaccaccaccaccactacccacactacaactactactactatagCAGAGACCTCAGAGGTGCCCTCATTCACGTCTCGTCGAGATCAGATTCGACAACGGTTCTTGTCCAAATCCAGACCCTCAAACACGAAATCTATCTTGGATCAACTGCAACAGCAACAAGAAAAAGCTCTAGAAGCAACCCGTCGAGAAAACAGTTTCAAGGCCATTGAGGCTGCCAAGAGTGATGAGGAACCCGGATCTACATCCAATGCATCGAATCCAGCATCCACCGACAAGGGTGACTCCGTCCTGTCAGTACACAGAGATAGATTGAGTAACCTTCGAAAACAGTTGTTCAATCGAGCTCCGCCCACCACAACTAGTCCAAAACCCGAGGGTTTACCTGACACGTCCTCCACAAAACTCACCGAGGATTCCAGGGAAAGGCGGAGAAGCTCTCCATTCTTTGACAGATCAGACCCTTCGGAAGCGGCAGAGTCTGTTGTGAGACCCTCGTTTCAAGCCGCCACATCTGCTAGACAGAGTGTTCGTTGCCGTGTTTTGAAACTAGCTTGCTGA